The Pantoea sp. At-9b genome includes a window with the following:
- the nagB gene encoding glucosamine-6-phosphate deaminase, which translates to MRLIPLATPTQVGKWAARHIVNRINAFNPGPDRPFVLGLPTGGTPLEAYKHLIEMHKAGQVSFKHVVTFNMDEYVGLPKEHPESYHSFMYRNFFDHVDIQPENINLLNGNAEDIDAECRQYEEKIRALGKIHLFMGGVGNDGHIAFNEPASSLASRTRIKTLTHETRLANSRFFNGDVDQVPKYALTVGVGTLLDAEEVMILVTGHVKAQALQAAVEGNVNHMWTISCLQLHAKSVVVCDEPATMELKVKTVKYFREMEAENMKGV; encoded by the coding sequence ATGAGACTGATCCCTTTAGCCACACCTACCCAGGTGGGTAAATGGGCCGCGCGCCATATTGTTAACCGCATTAATGCGTTTAATCCTGGCCCAGATCGTCCCTTCGTGCTAGGTCTGCCTACCGGTGGCACCCCACTGGAAGCGTACAAGCACCTGATTGAGATGCATAAAGCGGGCCAGGTTAGTTTCAAACATGTGGTCACTTTTAACATGGATGAATACGTTGGCCTGCCAAAAGAGCATCCGGAAAGTTACCACAGTTTTATGTATCGTAATTTTTTCGATCACGTTGATATCCAACCAGAAAATATCAATCTTCTGAATGGCAATGCGGAGGATATTGACGCAGAATGTCGTCAGTACGAAGAGAAGATCCGCGCCCTGGGTAAAATCCATCTGTTTATGGGTGGCGTGGGCAATGATGGTCACATTGCCTTTAATGAACCTGCCTCCTCGCTTGCATCCCGTACCCGTATCAAAACGTTGACACACGAGACCCGTCTCGCCAATTCCCGTTTCTTTAACGGCGATGTTGATCAGGTGCCAAAATATGCTCTGACCGTGGGTGTCGGTACGCTGCTGGATGCAGAAGAAGTGATGATTCTGGTTACCGGTCATGTTAAAGCCCAGGCGTTGCAGGCGGCGGTTGAAGGTAACGTTAACCATATGTGGACCATCAGCTGCCTGCAGCTGCATGCGAAATCGGTCGTGGTTTGTGACGAACCCGCCACCATGGAACTGAAAGTGAAAACCGTGAAATATTTCCGCGAAATGGAAGCGGAAAATATGAAAGGTGTGTAA